One Tripterygium wilfordii isolate XIE 37 chromosome 10, ASM1340144v1, whole genome shotgun sequence DNA segment encodes these proteins:
- the LOC120007571 gene encoding uncharacterized protein LOC120007571 — protein MMMLSSTTLQTPFTFTNTTSLSLQNPNKTHRLQFLSRYSPTQSSFFRFCIRNASFVSSSQYSQKTHIFCDSILDKRVKDWRVSALNKGDGDDGEDEEYSSPFEWMETWMENKPTGFGEGKVYDTSIEDALVEEIEHSRRVQLANVNKLKHNPILPGPKKDGTKKKGNKNHSKDPENGSITSSKQISAVIPSGVRVRIINLPKKRNIQRDLKSAFKGVHGILNITPAVSGNKKTRDPICKGFAFVDLKAEEDATRFIHSFSGQSIVFGKMQKQIKCEIVNSSSPNSVSENFAKNTYDEPKPVVPSLEQEPYIVLDVDESSVNLRMEAASDESDESPDDLDIEKLDDVRENVEFVTASEGNTGSSPANRPEGIDALDNKVSAKESKEKFMMSDNLESSDPLERIKALEERLLAREKAFLKKSRTKAMEENDTILEVPGSSNKQKKVQAPRKKLVAAKDKVKKGPPVLEASGSSKRLKIKEKAMLTDVLSRYGAKSALAGKEKS, from the exons ATGATGATGCTCAGCTCAACAACTCTTCAAACTCCCTTCACTTTCACCAATACCACCTCTTTATCTCTGCAAAACCCTAACAAAACCCATAGACTGCAATTCCTCTCTCGTTACTCTCCAACCCAATCTTCATTTTTCAGATTTTGTATTCGCAATGCCTCATTCGTGTCTTCTTCACAGTACTCCCAAAAAACCCATATCTTTTGTGATTCAATATTGGATAAAAGAGTCAAGGATTGGCGTGTGTCTGCTCTAAACAAAGGTGATGGCGATGACGGGGAGGATGAGGAATATTCTTCGCCGTTTGAGTGGATGGAGACGTGGATGGAGAACAAGCCGACTGGGTTTGGTGAAGGGAAGGTATATGATACTTCTATTGAAGACGCGCTGGTTGAAGAAATTGAGCATAGTAGGCGAGTACAGCTTGCCAATGTCAATAAGCTCAAGCACAATCCTATCCTGCCTGGACCCAAGAAAGATGGTACGAAAAAGAAAG GGAATAAGAACCATTCAAAAGATCCAGAAAATGGGAGCATAACATCCTCAAAGCAAA TATCTGCAGTCATTCCTAGTGGAGTTCGTGTTCGTATAATCAACCTTCCAAAGAAAAGGAACATACAAAGAGATCTGAAATCAGCTTTTAAGGGCGTCCATGGTATACTTAACATAACCCCAGCCGTTTCTGGAAATAAGAAGACTAGAGATCCTATTTGTAAAGGCTTTGCTTTTGTTGACTTGAAGGCTGAGGAGGATGCAACAAG GTTTATACACTCATTTTCCGGACAAAGTATTGTTTTTGGTAAGATGCAGAAGCAGATAAAATGTGAAATTGTGAATTCTTCTTCACCAAACTCTGTTAGTGAAAATTTTGCCAAGAACACCTATGATGAGCCTAAGCCAGTTGTTCCTAGCTTGGAACAGGAACCATACATCGTCTTGGATGTGGATGAGTCTTCAGTCAATTTACGGATGGAAGCTGCATCCGATGAATCAGACGAGTCACCTGATGACCTTGATATTGAGAAACTAGATGATGTCAGGGAGAATGTGGAATTTGTCACCGCATCTGAGGGCAATACTGGTTCATCTCCAGCAAATCGGCCGGAGGGAATAGATGCACTTGACAACAAGGTATCTGCTAAAGAAAGTAAAGAGAAATTTATGATGTCTGACAATTTAGAGTCCTCTGATCCGTTGGAGAGAATCAAGGCACTCGAGGAAAGGTTACTTGCCAGAGAGAAGGCATTTTTGAAAAAGTCGCGCACCAAAGCGATGGAGGAGAATGATACAATATTAGAAGTTCCAGGATCCTCGAACAAGCAGAAGAAAGTCCAGGCTCCTCGGAAAAAGCTAGTAGCTGCAAAAGACAAAGTAAAGAAGGGTCCTCCAGTGTTGGAAGCTTCAGGATCTTCTAAAAG GCTAAAGATCAAGGAGAAGGCTATGCTAACTGATGTGTTGTCCAGATATGGAGCAAAATCTGCTTTGGCTGGAAAAGAAAAGAGCTAA
- the LOC120006884 gene encoding cyclin-D1-1 — translation MSVSYTDCLSDLLCCEDSGILSDESPAESSSDFDSSSCGVEEESIAGYIEDERHFVPGVDYLSQFKSRSLDASAREQSVAWILKVQAYYGFQPLTAYLSVNYLDRFLYSRRLPQTNGWPMQLLSVACLSLAAKMEEPLVPSLLDLQVEGAKYIFEPRTIRRMEFLVLSVLDWRLRSITPFTFISFFACKLDPTGNYVAFLIKRATEIIFSNIQEASFVEYWPSSIAAAAILCAANEIPNLSLLVDPQHAESWCDGLSKEKIIRCYRLMQDVVDDNKRRNPSKILPQLRVTIRARTRSSSDSSSSSFSSSSYKRRKLNNCLWVEDDKGNSE, via the exons ATGTCGGTCTCGTACACCGATTGTCTCTCCGACCTTCTCTGTTGTGAGGATTCTGGTATATTATCCGACGAGTCTCCGGCGGAATCCTCGTCGGACTTCGATTCTTCCTCCTGCGGTGTCGAGGAGGAATCGATCGCCGGTTACATTGAGGACGAGAGACACTTCGTTCCCGGTGTCGATTACTTGTCTCAGTTCAAATCTCGCTCTCTCGATGCTTCAGCCAGAGAACAGTCAGTTGCGTGGATTCTTAAG GTGCAGGCATATTACGGATTCCAACCTCTAACGGCTTATCTCTCCGTCAACTACTTGGATCGATTCCTTTACTCTCGCCGTTTGCCG CAAACAAATGGGTGGCCAATGCAACTCCTATCCGTAGCTTGCTTGTCATTAGCTGCTAAGATGGAGGAACCACTCGTTCCCTCCTTATTGGACCTTCAG gttgaaggtgccaaatatatatttgaacCAAGAACAATCCGGAGGATGGAGTTTCTGGTTCTGAGTGTATTGGATTGGAGGCTGAGATCCATAACACCATTTACCTTCATAAGTTTCTTTGCATGCAAGCTCGATCCCACAGGAAATTATGTTGCCTTTCTAATTAAAAGGGCCACTGAAATCATTTTCTCTAATATCCaag AGGCCAGCTTTGTAGAGTATTGGCCGTCAAGCATTGCTGCAGCAGCGATACTTTGTGCAGCCAATGAAATACCAAACTTGTCTCTTCTTGTTGATCCTCAACATGCTGAATCATGGTGCGATGGGCTCAGCAAG GAAAAAATAATTCGGTGCTACAGGTTAATGCAAGATGTTGTGGATGATAATAAAAGAAGGAATCCCTCAAAAATTCTGCCGCAGCTGCGAGTGACAATCCGGGCCAGAACGAGGTCCAGTAGTGACTCATCATCCTCGTCTTTTTCATCATCGTcttataaaagaagaaaattaaataactGTTTGTGGGTAGAAGATGACAAAGGAAACTCCGAGTGA